One Anopheles ziemanni chromosome X unlocalized genomic scaffold, idAnoZiCoDA_A2_x.2 X_unloc_102, whole genome shotgun sequence genomic window, CGGAAGAAACGCTGCATTAGGAACATTGTCTCGTCGGGTACAGTGCGGCGCTTTAAAATTTTCTCTATAACCACTTGACTGATGTTGTACCTTGCGGCGATTTTCCGCAGTGCATCCGAGAGTTTACTGGTCTGAAAAAAGTATTGCAGTCAGTTAATAATCTTTTTGAATTGAACCTCTTTTTAATGCTTAATATCAAGGGCACATCCTTATCACCGTACTAATCCATTTTTACGATTGCCTCTATACTTGAAAACTCGTTTATTCTTTTGATGTCCAACCACTACACTTCAAcgtttacaatttttcttgcAAAGCTACGTGATAGTCGGATATGATGAAATTATAGTAACTTTAATCCTTCCATCTTGCTGAACTGAAGcttaagatttttttatagttatttttaaaaaaaatatgttgaggAAGACCTAGAAAAGACAAGAACAAACTAGAAGACAGTCTTCCATGATTCGCTCTTAGAAAAAGCATTTctaaaatttcatcaaaaattaCTTCATCCATCACTACTCGATTTTGAAAAAACGAtacaagaacaaaacaaatggtatTTGAGTGCTTATCAAACAAATGCTTTAGCGTGGTTCGCACTATGGAGCTATGAAAAAGATAAGTTTCAGGTAACAAATACATACAAATAATACAAATAGGATACAAATATATTTCACGGTTGTTTGTGGTTCAACTTGCGGTGTTTAACACTTAACGTTTAAGAAACAATACTTGCTATCGTTAACAAAGGGGTACTTACCAGAATGATCAAATcctcaattttgaaatatactTCCAATCCGTCCTCAAGCAGAATGAGGAAAAGCAGATCGAACTCATCGAGCACACACAGTCGTTTGCCTAGTTCCTGCATCTCGTTGTAGAACCGGACCGCTCGCTCTATGTCGAACCCGGCTCGGATGGCCGCCTTGCCAAGGTTGATCACTTCCAGCGGgctcgttcgatcgatcgttttgaaaacctTACCCGGACGGGAAGGTGTCTTGTGTACTCGAACGAACGCCTGTCCTACCGCTTCCTCCGATCGTCCATCTGCGGCACTGATTTGTACAACCATGTTCGTGGGATTGCGCATACAGCTATCGTGCGTTGCCTTTATCGCATTGCCCTGATACAGCTGCACGATCGTTTCATCGGTGATGGCCTCGAGATCGATTTCGCGTCGCTTCGCTTGCTGCGCTAGCAGCGTGCTTCCAACCATCGCTTGAAGCGCATTCCGTGTCTTACAAAGACCGAGCCCGATCGAGCCGAGTACGAGCGATTTCAAGCAGGCTCCTTCGTCTTCCAAGAGCGCCGACTCGGCGAAGTCCAGTGGTGAGCAGAACATCTCGCAAATTTGCGGAATATCGCGCATGGCGGAAATAAGTATGGAATCGCCGGTGTCGCGTTTACCCGCACGCCCTGCGTGGCCAACCATTTGTTTGTAGCGACTTAGCGTaaaaaaatcgctcccaatgTAAGGAGAGCAGATTATTACACGTTTCGCCGAAAGATTCACACTGGCGGCCAGAGTGGAAGTGCACACGATCACCGAAAGGATGCCGGCCCGGAATGCATCCTCGATCATACGACGCTCGTCCTGCGTTAACCTACCGTGATGGTACGCGACCCCGACACGAAACGAATGCGGAAGGATTGGTGCAACGGACCCGTCATCCTGGAGAGACTTTATAATCTGCGCTTTTTCCTCTGCCCGGTGCTGGGCAAATGAATCCGGCAAGTTGGCCGCTAGCATGGCGCACAAACTTTCACACCTGTTTCTGGTAGgacaaaacaccaaacacgaACCCTTGGGGATTACTTCCATGATCAGACCAATCACATGGTCCACGTCGATCCGCCGCAGTTCCTCACCGTAGTTAAACTCTAACTTTCGCTTTTCTCCTAACACATCAAATATGCGTTCGGCTTGGCTGCGAACCTCGAACAGATCTTCCCCCCACTTGATGTATTCCTTCAACTCCACCGGCCGATTTTCGCGACAGTAAACGTCGGCTAGCATGAAACGGGCCAATTCACCCAAGTTTCCGATAGAAGCACTCATTCCTACGATCTGAATTCCGGCTCGTAGCGACTGCACCTTGGTGATCAACATCTCCAGAGTGCCCCCGTGTCGCTGCTCTCCAATCATATGCAGTTCGTCGATCACGATCAGCCCGATCTCGTCCGCGCGACCCACCTCGATGAGAGAGTTCATGAGGAtgagcgatttttcgatcgtacAAACAAAGATCGTGTTTTTTCTGTGCCGTTTGTGCGGCGGACATTGTCCCCTACCACCGGTGTACTCCTCCAATAAAAACTGCAGCTCGATCGAGAACGGAGTGAGCGCGATCAGCTTCTCCTGAGCGGATGAAACGTACGGCACGACGAACATGACGTTCCGCAGGCGGCAAATA contains:
- the LOC131291536 gene encoding helicase POLQ-like: MSGNRSSRGRQMLPTTARKCLISPNLRSAARGVAPAAPAANPVDFRAPVTACTSKPKDDLSTKLLELDSTLLNAVDLASIEKKVKRSKPRTSWGGAADQPITPFRKRSKSVGAIERRLMASPPKLQKSAVSSRKIYVLKMNMDGSEVRDGGRDSGCNENLTSNRSNVANEETPPVRPLWSGVENDDAEMLPCGQVPIASHDQLDTDEIIKAKLKRIGSTKPVTHVGDMLRESNGFEVYTNQDICSQYMRQDESLADEGVERIVAIGASQIGHPERPSHFQQVAAEAERTFELQKVSEGLRIFEICDRTLHDMTNIEPMANAIGEGSSRMRTSNSTIAAINRDERISDQTTKPKFTVPHVSSLFLEKGPFFGLPNNVRRMLRDFRGIGELYDWQQECLDLPAIDERRNLIYALPTSGGKTLVAEILMLREIICRLRNVMFVVPYVSSAQEKLIALTPFSIELQFLLEEYTGGRGQCPPHKRHRKNTIFVCTIEKSLILMNSLIEVGRADEIGLIVIDELHMIGEQRHGGTLEMLITKVQSLRAGIQIVGMSASIGNLGELARFMLADVYCRENRPVELKEYIKWGEDLFEVRSQAERIFDVLGEKRKLEFNYGEELRRIDVDHVIGLIMEVIPKGSCLVFCPTRNRCESLCAMLAANLPDSFAQHRAEEKAQIIKSLQDDGSVAPILPHSFRVGVAYHHGRLTQDERRMIEDAFRAGILSVIVCTSTLAASVNLSAKRVIICSPYIGSDFFTLSRYKQMVGHAGRAGKRDTGDSILISAMRDIPQICEMFCSPLDFAESALLEDEGACLKSLVLGSIGLGLCKTRNALQAMVGSTLLAQQAKRREIDLEAITDETIVQLYQGNAIKATHDSCMRNPTNMVVQISAADGRSEEAVGQAFVRVHKTPSRPGKVFKTIDRTSPLEVINLGKAAIRAGFDIERAVRFYNEMQELGKRLCVLDEFDLLFLILLEDGLEVYFKIEDLIILTSKLSDALRKIAARYNISQVVIEKILKRRTVPDETMFLMQRFFRVLIVHDLWGQTDLQEVALKYRVSAGAIQTLMTAAAGTAHSLLRMCEEIPELWAFQHLLTGMTKRLTHYCKLELMPLMELPSMKLGRAKQLYRAGYTTLGSLARAKSKELVETIEYMNYRTANQLILSAKAKLMEQVDVLREQAEEYLSQMNR